The Aythya fuligula isolate bAytFul2 chromosome 2, bAytFul2.pri, whole genome shotgun sequence genome contains a region encoding:
- the SLC4A2 gene encoding anion exchange protein 2 isoform X3 — MSHSQVSSEIHHIVSSAFESPEQDALGPGSPKFGEEEEEEKDLNKALGVERFEEILSDSHPRNAEEAGRSYGEEDFEYHRQSSHHIHHPLSTHLPPDARRKKGAPKKGKKKRPRASAPGETPTIEEAEEDEDEACDTETERSAEELLQGAPPEAVQFFLQEDEAADRRAEEPAAPPAPPAPPAEPCRAVSPKAARAASPNAEEGRSAEGPAAEEAGSPGRPAAKSQPGHRSYNLHERRRIGSMTGAEQAQYQKMPTDESEAQTLASADLDYMKSHRFEDVPGVRRHLVRKSAKAQVVHVSKDHKEPSTRHRKQDRQPHEVFVELNELVVDKNQELQWKETARWIKFEEDVEEETDRWGKPHVASLSFRSLLELRKTLSHGAVLLDLDQKTLPGVAHQVVEQMVITDQIRAEDRANVLRALLLKHSHPSDEKDFSFPRNISAGSLGSLLVHHHSTNHVGEGSEPAVTEPLIAGHAVEHDTRIDVEREREVLAPPPPAGITRSKSKHELKLLEKIPDNAEATVVLVGCVEFLDQPTMAFVRLQEAVELDSVLEVPVPVRFLFVLLGPSSTHMDYHEIGRSISTLMSDKQFHEAAYLADDRHDLLNAINEFLDCSVVLPPSEVQGEELLRSVAHFQREMLKKREEQERRLLLEPKSPEEKALLKLKVVEGEGEDEDDPLRRTGRPFGGLIRDVRRRYPKYLSDFRDALNPQCIAAVIFIYFAALSPAITFGGLLGEKTQDLIGVSELIISTSLQGVLFCLLGAQPLLVIGFSGPLLVFEEAFFTFCTSNDLEYLVGRVWIGFWLILIVLVMVAFEGSFLVRFVSRFTQEIFAFLISLIFIYETFSKLAKIFQEHPLHNCTRANGTEAEAWREGSTAPANSTGGRATTKVTGRPNTALLSLVLMAGTFFIAFFLRKFKNSRFFPGRIRRLIGDFGVPIAILVMVLVDYSIQDTFTQKLSVPSGFSVTAPEKRGWVINPLGEKSDFPVWMMVASGLPAILVFILIFMETQITTLIISKKERMLQKGSGFHLDLLLIVAMGGFFALFGLPWLAAATVRSVTHANALTVMSKAVAPGDKPKIQEVKEQRVTGLLVAVLVGLSIVIGKLLQEIPLAVLFGIFLYMGVTSLNGIQFYERLQLLLMPPKHHPDVPYVKKVRTLRMHLFTGLQLACLAVLWAVMSTVASLAFPFILILTVPLRMCLLSRIFTDREMKCLDADEAEPILDEREGVDEYNEMPMPV, encoded by the exons ATGAGCCACTCCCAGGTGTCCTCCGAGATCCACCACATCGTCTCGTCGGCCTTCGAGAGC cccgaGCAGGATGCGCTGGGCCCCGGCTCGCCCAAgtttggggaggaggaggaggaggagaaggacctgaaCAAGGCGCTGGGCGTGGAGCGCTTCGAGGAGATCCTGAGCGACTCGCACCCCCGCAACGCCGAGGAGGCCGGGCGCAGCTACGGCGAGGAGGACTTCGAGT ATCACCGCCAGTCGTCCCACCACATCCACCACCCGCTCTCCACGCACCTGCCCCCCGACGCCCGCCGCAAGAAGGGAGCGcccaaaaagggcaagaagaagCGCCCCCGCGCCTCTGCCCCCGGAGAGACCCCCACCATCGAGGAGGCCGAAGAGGATGAGGACGAGGCGTGCGACACGGAGACGGAGCGCTCCGccgaggagctgctgcagggcgcCCCACCAGAGGCCGTGCAG TTCTTCCTGCAGGAGGACGAGGCGGCCGACCGCCGCGCAGAGGAGCCGGCAGCACCCCCGGCACCgccagcccccccagcagagccctgcagggccGTGTCCCCCaaggcagccagggcagccag CCCCAATGCCGAGGAGGGACGCTCAGCGGAGGGCCCGGCCGCCGAGGAAGCCGGttcccccggccgccccgcggCCAAGTCCCAGCCGGGGCACCGCAGCTACAACCTGCACGAGAGGCGGCGGATCGGCAGCATGACGGGCGCGGAGCAGGCGCAGTACCAGAAGATGCCCACGGACGAGTCGGAGGCCCAGACGCTGGCCTCGGCCGACCTGGACTACATGAAGA GTCACCGCTTCGAGGACGTGCCCGGGGTGCGCCGGCACCTCGTGCGGAAGAGCGCCAAGGCGCAGGTTGTCCACGTCAGCAAGGACCACAAGGAGCCGAGCACGCGGCACCGCAAGCAGGACCGGCAGCCACACGAG GTGTTCGTGGAGCTGAACGAGCTGGTGGTGGACAAGAACCAGGAGCTGCAGTGGAAGGAGACAGCGCGCTGGATCAAGTTTGAGGAGGACGTGGAGGAGGAGACGGACCGCTGGGGCAAGCCGCACGTGGCCTCACTGTCCTTCCGCAGCCTCCTGGAGCTGCGCAAGACCCTGTCCCACG GTGCTGTGCTCCTCGACCTGGACCAGAAGACTCTGCCGGGGGTGGCTCACCAGGTGGTGGAGCAGATGGTCATCACCGACCAGATCCGGGCCGAGGACCGCGCCAACGTGCTGCGGGCGCTGCTGCTCAAGCACAG CCACCCGAGCGACGAGAAGGATTTCTCCTTCCCCCGCAACATCTCGGCCGGCAGCCTGGGCTCGCTGCTCGTGCACCACCACAGCACCAACCACGTGGGCGAGGGCAGCGAGCCGGCCGTCACCGAGCCCCTCATCGCTGGCCACGCCGTGGAGCACGACACGCGGATCGACGTGGAGCGGGAG AGGGAGGTCCTGGCCCCACCGCCCCCGGCTGGCATCACTCGCTCCAAGTCCAAGCACGAGCTGAAGCTGCTGGAGAAGATCCCGGACAACGCCGAGGCCACGGTGGTGCTTGTGG GCTGCGTGGAGTTCCTGGACCAGCCCACCATGGCCTTCGTGCGGCTGCAGGAGGCCGTGGAGCTGGACTCGGTGCTGGAGGTGCCCGTCCCCGTGCGCTTCCTCTTCGTGCTGCTGgggcccagcagcacccacatGGACTACCACGAGATCGGGCGCTCCATCTCCACCCTCATGTCCGACAAG CAATTCCACGAGGCCGCCTACCTGGCCGACGACCGCCACGACCTCCTCAACGCCATCAACGAGTTCCTGGACTGCAGCGTGGTGCTGCCGCCCTCGGAGGTGCAGGGCGAGGAGCTGCTGCGCAGCGTCGCCCACTTCCAGCGCGAGATGCTGAAGAagagggaggagcaggagcggaggctgctgctggagcccaaGTCCCCCGAGGAGAAAG CGCTGCTGAAGCTGAAGGTGGTGGAGGGCGAGGGCGAGGACGAGGACGATCCCCTGCGGCGCACGGGCCGGCCCTTCGGGGGGCTGATCCGGGACGTGCGGCGGCGCTACCCCAAGTACCTGAGCGACTTCAGGGACGCGCTGAACCCGCAGTGCATCGCCGCCGTCATCTTCATCTACTTCGCCGCGCTGTCCCCGGCCATCACCTTCGGAGGGCTGCTGG GGGAGAAGACGCAGGACCTGATCGGGGTGTCGGAGCTGATCATCTCCACGTCGCTGCAGGGCGTGCTCTTCTGCCTGCTGGGCGCCCAGCCCCTGCTCGTCATCGGCTTCTCGGGGCCCCTGCTGGTCTTCGAGGAGGCTTTCTTCACG TTCTGCACCTCCAATGACCTGGAGTACCTGGTGGGACGCGTCTGGATCGGCTTCTGGCTCATCCTCATCGTGCTGGTCATGGTGGCCTTCGAGGGCAGCTTCCTGGTGCGCTTCGTCTCCCGCTTCACGCAGGAGATCTTCGCCTTCCTCATCTCCCTCATCTTCATCTACGAGACCTTCTCCAAGCTGGCCAAG ATCTtccaggagcaccccctgcACAACTGCACGAGGGCCAACGGCACGGAGGCGGAGGCCTGGCGGGAGggcagcacggccccggccAACAGCACGGGGGGCCGCGCCACCACCAAGGTGACGGGGCGGCCCAACACGGCGCTGCTCTCGCTGGTGCTCATGGCCGGCACCTTCTTCATCGCCTTCTTCCTGCGCAAGTTCAAGAACAGCCGGTTCTTCCCCGGACGG ATTCGGCGGCTCATCGGGGACTTCGGGGTGCCCATTGCCATCCTGGTGATGGTGCTGGTGGACTACAGCATCCAAGACACCTTCACGCAG AAGCTGAGTGTGCCCAGCGGGTTCTCGGTGACGGCCCCGGAAAAGCGGGGCTGGGTGATCAACCCCCTGGGCGAGAAGAGCGACTTCCCCGTGTGGATGATGGTGGCCAGCGGCCTCCCCGCCATCCTCGtcttcatcctcatcttcaTGGAGACGCAGATCACCAC GCTGATCATCAGCAAGAAGGAGCGGATGCTGCAGAAGGGCTCCGGCTTCCACCTCGACCTCCTGCTCATCGTGGCCATGGGCGGCTTCTTCGCGCTCTTCGGGCTGCCGTGGCTCGCCGCGGCCACGGTGCGCTCCGTCACGCACGCCAACGCGCTCACCGTCATGAGCAAGGCCGTGGCGCCCGGGGACAAGCCCAAGATCCAGGAGGTGAAGGAGCAGCGCGTCACCGGGCTGCTGGTGGCCGTGCTCGTCG GGCTGTCCATCGTCATCgggaagctgctgcaggagatcCCGCTGGCCGTGCTCTTCGGGATCTTTCTCTACATGGGCGTCACCTCCCTCAACGGCATCCAGTTCTACGAgcgcctgcagctgctgctgatgcCCCCCAAGCACCACCCTGATGTCCCCTACGTCAAAAAG GTGCGCACGCTGCGCATGCACCTCTTCACCGGGCTGCAGCTGGCGTGCCTGGCCGTGCTGTGGGCCGTCATGTCCACGGTGGCCTCCCTGGCCTTCCccttcatcctcatcctcacagTGCCACTCCGCATGTGCCTGCTCAGCCGCATCTTCACCGACCGCGAGATGAAGTGT CTGGACGCAGACGAGGCCGAGCCCATCCTCGACGAGCGGGAAGGTGTGGACGAGTACAACGAGATGCCGATGCCGGTGTGA
- the SLC4A2 gene encoding anion exchange protein 2 isoform X1, with protein MSHSQVSSEIHHIVSSAFESPEQDALGPGSPKFGEEEEEEKDLNKALGVERFEEILSDSHPRNAEEAGRSYGEEDFEYHRQSSHHIHHPLSTHLPPDARRKKGAPKKGKKKRPRASAPGETPTIEEAEEDEDEACDTETERSAEELLQGAPPEAVQVGAARGRERGGRGAAGARGSQFLPCPWSQFFLQEDEAADRRAEEPAAPPAPPAPPAEPCRAVSPKAARAASPNAEEGRSAEGPAAEEAGSPGRPAAKSQPGHRSYNLHERRRIGSMTGAEQAQYQKMPTDESEAQTLASADLDYMKSHRFEDVPGVRRHLVRKSAKAQVVHVSKDHKEPSTRHRKQDRQPHEVFVELNELVVDKNQELQWKETARWIKFEEDVEEETDRWGKPHVASLSFRSLLELRKTLSHGAVLLDLDQKTLPGVAHQVVEQMVITDQIRAEDRANVLRALLLKHSHPSDEKDFSFPRNISAGSLGSLLVHHHSTNHVGEGSEPAVTEPLIAGHAVEHDTRIDVEREREVLAPPPPAGITRSKSKHELKLLEKIPDNAEATVVLVGCVEFLDQPTMAFVRLQEAVELDSVLEVPVPVRFLFVLLGPSSTHMDYHEIGRSISTLMSDKQFHEAAYLADDRHDLLNAINEFLDCSVVLPPSEVQGEELLRSVAHFQREMLKKREEQERRLLLEPKSPEEKALLKLKVVEGEGEDEDDPLRRTGRPFGGLIRDVRRRYPKYLSDFRDALNPQCIAAVIFIYFAALSPAITFGGLLGEKTQDLIGVSELIISTSLQGVLFCLLGAQPLLVIGFSGPLLVFEEAFFTFCTSNDLEYLVGRVWIGFWLILIVLVMVAFEGSFLVRFVSRFTQEIFAFLISLIFIYETFSKLAKIFQEHPLHNCTRANGTEAEAWREGSTAPANSTGGRATTKVTGRPNTALLSLVLMAGTFFIAFFLRKFKNSRFFPGRIRRLIGDFGVPIAILVMVLVDYSIQDTFTQKLSVPSGFSVTAPEKRGWVINPLGEKSDFPVWMMVASGLPAILVFILIFMETQITTLIISKKERMLQKGSGFHLDLLLIVAMGGFFALFGLPWLAAATVRSVTHANALTVMSKAVAPGDKPKIQEVKEQRVTGLLVAVLVGLSIVIGKLLQEIPLAVLFGIFLYMGVTSLNGIQFYERLQLLLMPPKHHPDVPYVKKVRTLRMHLFTGLQLACLAVLWAVMSTVASLAFPFILILTVPLRMCLLSRIFTDREMKCLDADEAEPILDEREGVDEYNEMPMPV; from the exons ATGAGCCACTCCCAGGTGTCCTCCGAGATCCACCACATCGTCTCGTCGGCCTTCGAGAGC cccgaGCAGGATGCGCTGGGCCCCGGCTCGCCCAAgtttggggaggaggaggaggaggagaaggacctgaaCAAGGCGCTGGGCGTGGAGCGCTTCGAGGAGATCCTGAGCGACTCGCACCCCCGCAACGCCGAGGAGGCCGGGCGCAGCTACGGCGAGGAGGACTTCGAGT ATCACCGCCAGTCGTCCCACCACATCCACCACCCGCTCTCCACGCACCTGCCCCCCGACGCCCGCCGCAAGAAGGGAGCGcccaaaaagggcaagaagaagCGCCCCCGCGCCTCTGCCCCCGGAGAGACCCCCACCATCGAGGAGGCCGAAGAGGATGAGGACGAGGCGTGCGACACGGAGACGGAGCGCTCCGccgaggagctgctgcagggcgcCCCACCAGAGGCCGTGCAGGTGGGGGCCGCTCGGGGCAGGGAGcgtgggggccggggggctgctggtgcccgTGGGAGCCAATTTCTCCCCTGCCCTTGGTCGCAGTTCTTCCTGCAGGAGGACGAGGCGGCCGACCGCCGCGCAGAGGAGCCGGCAGCACCCCCGGCACCgccagcccccccagcagagccctgcagggccGTGTCCCCCaaggcagccagggcagccag CCCCAATGCCGAGGAGGGACGCTCAGCGGAGGGCCCGGCCGCCGAGGAAGCCGGttcccccggccgccccgcggCCAAGTCCCAGCCGGGGCACCGCAGCTACAACCTGCACGAGAGGCGGCGGATCGGCAGCATGACGGGCGCGGAGCAGGCGCAGTACCAGAAGATGCCCACGGACGAGTCGGAGGCCCAGACGCTGGCCTCGGCCGACCTGGACTACATGAAGA GTCACCGCTTCGAGGACGTGCCCGGGGTGCGCCGGCACCTCGTGCGGAAGAGCGCCAAGGCGCAGGTTGTCCACGTCAGCAAGGACCACAAGGAGCCGAGCACGCGGCACCGCAAGCAGGACCGGCAGCCACACGAG GTGTTCGTGGAGCTGAACGAGCTGGTGGTGGACAAGAACCAGGAGCTGCAGTGGAAGGAGACAGCGCGCTGGATCAAGTTTGAGGAGGACGTGGAGGAGGAGACGGACCGCTGGGGCAAGCCGCACGTGGCCTCACTGTCCTTCCGCAGCCTCCTGGAGCTGCGCAAGACCCTGTCCCACG GTGCTGTGCTCCTCGACCTGGACCAGAAGACTCTGCCGGGGGTGGCTCACCAGGTGGTGGAGCAGATGGTCATCACCGACCAGATCCGGGCCGAGGACCGCGCCAACGTGCTGCGGGCGCTGCTGCTCAAGCACAG CCACCCGAGCGACGAGAAGGATTTCTCCTTCCCCCGCAACATCTCGGCCGGCAGCCTGGGCTCGCTGCTCGTGCACCACCACAGCACCAACCACGTGGGCGAGGGCAGCGAGCCGGCCGTCACCGAGCCCCTCATCGCTGGCCACGCCGTGGAGCACGACACGCGGATCGACGTGGAGCGGGAG AGGGAGGTCCTGGCCCCACCGCCCCCGGCTGGCATCACTCGCTCCAAGTCCAAGCACGAGCTGAAGCTGCTGGAGAAGATCCCGGACAACGCCGAGGCCACGGTGGTGCTTGTGG GCTGCGTGGAGTTCCTGGACCAGCCCACCATGGCCTTCGTGCGGCTGCAGGAGGCCGTGGAGCTGGACTCGGTGCTGGAGGTGCCCGTCCCCGTGCGCTTCCTCTTCGTGCTGCTGgggcccagcagcacccacatGGACTACCACGAGATCGGGCGCTCCATCTCCACCCTCATGTCCGACAAG CAATTCCACGAGGCCGCCTACCTGGCCGACGACCGCCACGACCTCCTCAACGCCATCAACGAGTTCCTGGACTGCAGCGTGGTGCTGCCGCCCTCGGAGGTGCAGGGCGAGGAGCTGCTGCGCAGCGTCGCCCACTTCCAGCGCGAGATGCTGAAGAagagggaggagcaggagcggaggctgctgctggagcccaaGTCCCCCGAGGAGAAAG CGCTGCTGAAGCTGAAGGTGGTGGAGGGCGAGGGCGAGGACGAGGACGATCCCCTGCGGCGCACGGGCCGGCCCTTCGGGGGGCTGATCCGGGACGTGCGGCGGCGCTACCCCAAGTACCTGAGCGACTTCAGGGACGCGCTGAACCCGCAGTGCATCGCCGCCGTCATCTTCATCTACTTCGCCGCGCTGTCCCCGGCCATCACCTTCGGAGGGCTGCTGG GGGAGAAGACGCAGGACCTGATCGGGGTGTCGGAGCTGATCATCTCCACGTCGCTGCAGGGCGTGCTCTTCTGCCTGCTGGGCGCCCAGCCCCTGCTCGTCATCGGCTTCTCGGGGCCCCTGCTGGTCTTCGAGGAGGCTTTCTTCACG TTCTGCACCTCCAATGACCTGGAGTACCTGGTGGGACGCGTCTGGATCGGCTTCTGGCTCATCCTCATCGTGCTGGTCATGGTGGCCTTCGAGGGCAGCTTCCTGGTGCGCTTCGTCTCCCGCTTCACGCAGGAGATCTTCGCCTTCCTCATCTCCCTCATCTTCATCTACGAGACCTTCTCCAAGCTGGCCAAG ATCTtccaggagcaccccctgcACAACTGCACGAGGGCCAACGGCACGGAGGCGGAGGCCTGGCGGGAGggcagcacggccccggccAACAGCACGGGGGGCCGCGCCACCACCAAGGTGACGGGGCGGCCCAACACGGCGCTGCTCTCGCTGGTGCTCATGGCCGGCACCTTCTTCATCGCCTTCTTCCTGCGCAAGTTCAAGAACAGCCGGTTCTTCCCCGGACGG ATTCGGCGGCTCATCGGGGACTTCGGGGTGCCCATTGCCATCCTGGTGATGGTGCTGGTGGACTACAGCATCCAAGACACCTTCACGCAG AAGCTGAGTGTGCCCAGCGGGTTCTCGGTGACGGCCCCGGAAAAGCGGGGCTGGGTGATCAACCCCCTGGGCGAGAAGAGCGACTTCCCCGTGTGGATGATGGTGGCCAGCGGCCTCCCCGCCATCCTCGtcttcatcctcatcttcaTGGAGACGCAGATCACCAC GCTGATCATCAGCAAGAAGGAGCGGATGCTGCAGAAGGGCTCCGGCTTCCACCTCGACCTCCTGCTCATCGTGGCCATGGGCGGCTTCTTCGCGCTCTTCGGGCTGCCGTGGCTCGCCGCGGCCACGGTGCGCTCCGTCACGCACGCCAACGCGCTCACCGTCATGAGCAAGGCCGTGGCGCCCGGGGACAAGCCCAAGATCCAGGAGGTGAAGGAGCAGCGCGTCACCGGGCTGCTGGTGGCCGTGCTCGTCG GGCTGTCCATCGTCATCgggaagctgctgcaggagatcCCGCTGGCCGTGCTCTTCGGGATCTTTCTCTACATGGGCGTCACCTCCCTCAACGGCATCCAGTTCTACGAgcgcctgcagctgctgctgatgcCCCCCAAGCACCACCCTGATGTCCCCTACGTCAAAAAG GTGCGCACGCTGCGCATGCACCTCTTCACCGGGCTGCAGCTGGCGTGCCTGGCCGTGCTGTGGGCCGTCATGTCCACGGTGGCCTCCCTGGCCTTCCccttcatcctcatcctcacagTGCCACTCCGCATGTGCCTGCTCAGCCGCATCTTCACCGACCGCGAGATGAAGTGT CTGGACGCAGACGAGGCCGAGCCCATCCTCGACGAGCGGGAAGGTGTGGACGAGTACAACGAGATGCCGATGCCGGTGTGA